The following are encoded in a window of Dictyostelium discoideum AX4 chromosome 6 chromosome, whole genome shotgun sequence genomic DNA:
- a CDS encoding glycoside hydrolase family 25 protein, whose translation MRLFLLLITFIALFGAINAFSGVDISQGSSVGDFQCMLNQGFEFAIIRGYMETGQVDPEVVNSIACAREAGVEYVDTYLFPCFNCGNPQDQGPALVNYLSGYNANYGMVWLDIESSDWSGDQSANVAFFEGLISGLQSVGAHIGVYTSASQWIPIMGGYTGGSEFPLWYANWDGVQSFDDFSAFGGWSTPAIKQYNDGGSNCGVGYDFNWYPN comes from the exons atgagattatttcttttattaattactTTTATTGCATTATTTGGTGCTATTAATGCATTTTCAGGTGTTGATATTTCACAAGGAAGTTCTGTAGGTGATTTCCAATGTATGCTAAATCAAGGTTTTGAATTTGCAATCATTAG AGGTTATATGGAAACTGGTCAAGTTGATCCAGAAGTTGTAAACAGTATTGCATGTGCACGTGAAGCTGGTGTCGAATATGTTGATACTTATCTTTTCCCAT GTTTTAATTGTGGTAACCCACAAGATCAAGGTCCAGCTTTA gtTAACTACTTAAGTGGATACAATGCTAACTATGGTATGGTATGGTTAGATATCGAATCATCAGATTGGAGTGGTGATCAATCA gcAAATGTTGCATTTTTTGAAGGCTTAATTTCAGGTTTACAAAGTGTTGGTGCTCATATTGGTGTATACACCTCAGCTTCACAATGGATTCCAATCATGGGTGGTTATACTGGTGGTTCCGAATTCCCACTTTGG taTGCCAATTGGGATGGAGTACAAAgttttgatgatttttcaGCATTTGGTGGTTGGAGCACTCCAGcaattaaacaatataatGATGGTGGTAGCAACTGTGGTGTTGGTtatgattttaattg GTAtccaaattaa